In a genomic window of Lycium ferocissimum isolate CSIRO_LF1 chromosome 9, AGI_CSIRO_Lferr_CH_V1, whole genome shotgun sequence:
- the LOC132029775 gene encoding uncharacterized protein LOC132029775 isoform X1, whose protein sequence is MHRPLLNDASRIVDMSACRQIIFVQGYFRLFRVDKNATFNSKTREPPHSKYFTSVSGDFSILLYFYLCHTYRCSSSSFLFALYLVSFQTVSIWIILQTECSCCGLRSKLGFSGEGILILCRSFNYGQGEPSFHLFGFIMCAGACCKSTQVGASRIFLFSG, encoded by the exons ATGCATCGCCCTCTTTTGAATGACGCTTCAAG GATCGTCGACATGTCGGCTTGCAGACAAATTATTTTTGTTCAAGGGTATTTTAGACTTTTCAGGGTAGACAAAAATGCAACGTTTAACTCCAAGACTAGAGAGCCACCGCATTCAAAGTATTTCACCTCTGTATCTGGAGATTTCTCCATTCTACTGTATTTCTATCTCTGTCATACATACCGCTGCTCATCATCTTCGTTTCTTTTTGCCCTTTATTTGGTCTCCTTTCAAACTGTCTCCATTTGGATAATTCTG CAAACGGAGTGCTCTTGCTGTGGCCTCCGCAGCAAGCTTGGTTTTTCGGGTGAAGGCATACTCATCCTATGCCGAAGCTTCAATTATGGGCAAGGT GAACCAAGTTTTCATCTATTTGGATTCATAATGTGTGCCGGTGCTTGTTGCAAGAGCACTCAAGTCGGTGCTTCGAGGATTTTCTTGTTCTCAGGGTAA
- the LOC132029775 gene encoding uncharacterized protein LOC132029775 isoform X2: MHRPLLNDASRIVDMSACRQIIFVQGYFRLFRVDKNATFNSKTREPPHSKYFTSVSGDFSILLYFYLCHTYRCSSSSFLFALYLVSFQTVSIWIILQTECSCCGLRSKLGFSGEGILILCRSFNYGQGNIHLIME; this comes from the exons ATGCATCGCCCTCTTTTGAATGACGCTTCAAG GATCGTCGACATGTCGGCTTGCAGACAAATTATTTTTGTTCAAGGGTATTTTAGACTTTTCAGGGTAGACAAAAATGCAACGTTTAACTCCAAGACTAGAGAGCCACCGCATTCAAAGTATTTCACCTCTGTATCTGGAGATTTCTCCATTCTACTGTATTTCTATCTCTGTCATACATACCGCTGCTCATCATCTTCGTTTCTTTTTGCCCTTTATTTGGTCTCCTTTCAAACTGTCTCCATTTGGATAATTCTG CAAACGGAGTGCTCTTGCTGTGGCCTCCGCAGCAAGCTTGGTTTTTCGGGTGAAGGCATACTCATCCTATGCCGAAGCTTCAATTATGGGCAAG